The following are encoded in a window of Impatiens glandulifera chromosome 5, dImpGla2.1, whole genome shotgun sequence genomic DNA:
- the LOC124938726 gene encoding actin-related protein 5 isoform X1, translated as MPFTSKTKRQSDYGLFPSTHPIVIDNGASYFRIGWAGETEPRVIFRNIVQRPRHKTTGEAVTIVGDHDPAFMKYFDCTRSGPRSAFDSNVVYQFEIMEYILDFGFDRLGADSSLIDHPVLITECFCNPVQSRSKMAELLFETYGVPSVAFGVDAAFSYKYNEHLGICDKDGMAVCSGFTTSHTIPFVNGEPVYDACCRTNIGGYHVTDSLKELLSLKYPLHMSKLTWEKSEDLKMENCYIAQDYASEVRLFQKGGKEAEERTRCWQLSWTPSPVEEPPSEEEIARKAALKERQGQRLREMAEAKRVSRVNELENELKGLDFLLQQLKHVEESDIPSFLARTGYISKKEIHSAFVKVKQSLQKAKGEQVESDENKDSSSAAEKYSLVNVPDNNLTPDQLKEKKRQVFLKTTSEGRLRAKQKRLDEEVERDKQNKQDEEKRLENPEQYLEEARNKYKQLSEKVEQRKRLKTNGGNHNGNQNGSASGSVGRGERLNPAQKERMRLLTTAAFDRGKGEDTFGIKDEDWQLYKLMSKDNDDEDEGPDQDETELSRISSRLKEIDPTFIPKSEQGSSSMTEVPKLRPLTKEDFQIIIGVERFRCPEILFHPNLIGIDHAGLDEMVGVSIRKLHNKDHHQPELEERITNSILMIGGSCLLEGICERMESGVRMLRPCGAPIRVVRSSDPVLDAWRGASVYASSLGFQQQTFSKMDFDEKGEDWLSRYHVKYSFSS; from the exons atGCCGTTCACAAGCAAGACGAAGCGGCAATCAGATTACGGTCTCTTCCCTTCCACTCATCCGATCGTCATCGACAATGGCGCTTCCTATTTTCGCATTGG ATGGGCCGGAGAGACTGAACCTCGCGTTATCTTCCGGAATATCGTTCAGAGACCTCGCCATAAAACCACTG GTGAGGCTGTCACAATTGTTGGTGATCACGACCCAGCATTCATGAAGTATTTTGATTGCACCAGGTCGGGTCCGCGTTCAGCATTTGATAGCAACGTTGTTTACCAGTTTGAGATAATGGAATAT ATTCTTGACTTTGGCTTTGATCGGCTGGGAGCAGATTCTTCACTG ATTGACCATCCAGTGCTGATCACCGAATGCTTTTGTAATCCGGTACAGTCTCGCAGCAAGATGGCAGAGCTTCTCTTTGAAACCTATGGGGTTCCTTCAGTCG CCTTTGGTGTAGATGCTGCATTCAGCTACAAATATAACGAACATCTTGGGATTTGTGATAAAGATGGCATGGCAGTATGTTCAGGATTTACCACAAGTCATACCATTCCG TTTGTGAATGGAGAACCCGTGTATGACGCATGCTGTCGAACTAACATTGGCGGATACCATGTCACAGATTCCTTAAAAGAACTTCTATCTCTTAAATACCCTCTTCATAT GTCTAAACTTACTTGGGAGAAGTCTGAAGACCTGAAAATGGAAAACTGTTACATTGCACAAGATTATGCTTCAGAGGTTCGATTGTTTCAG AAAGGGGGAAAAGAAGCCGAGGAGAGGACCAGGTGTTGGCAGCTTTCATGGACTCCTTCACCAGTTGAAGAGCCACCATCAGAGGAGGAGATAGCCAGAAAGGCAGCTCTTAAAGAGAGACAAGGTCAAAGGCTGCGGGAAATGGCTGAAGCAAAGAGAGTTTCTAGGGTAAACGAGCTAGAAAATGAATTGAAGGGTTTGGACTTTCTTCTTCAGCAACTGAAGCACGTTGAAGAAAGTGATATTCCATCTTTCCTTGCACGAACTGGCTATATCTCTAAGAAGGAAATACACTCTGCTTTTGTAAAAGTAAAGCAATCGTTGCAGAAGGCGAAAGGTGAACAAGTTGAAAGTGATGAGAATAAAGATTCTTCTTCTGCTGCTGAAAAGTATTCTCTTGTAAATGTCCCTGACAACAATCTGACACCAGATCAG CTTAAAGAGAAGAAACGCCAAGTATTCCTCAAAACTACATCTGAGGGTCGGCTGCGAGCAAAACAGAAGCGGTTAGATGAGGAAGTAGAACGTGATAAGCAAAACAAACAAGACGAAGAGAAACGATT AGAGAATCCTGAACAATATTTGGAAGAAGCAcgcaacaaatataaacaactTTCAGAGAAAGTGGAACAGCGAAAGCGTCTGAAAACAAATGGAGGAAACCACAATGGGAATCAGAATGGGTCTGCATCTGGATCCGTTGGTCGTGGAGAAAGATTAAACCCTGCTCAAAAAGAAAGGATGCGTCTCTTAACCACGGCAGCCTTTGATAGAGGCAAAGGCGAGGATACTTTCGGTATTAAAGACGAAGATTGGCAATTGTACAAGTTAATGAGCAAAGACAACGACGATGAAGATGAAGGACCCGACCAAGATGAAACTGAGCTTTCTCGCATCTCTTCCAGGCTCAAG GAAATTGACCCAACATTCATTCCAAAATCAGAACAGGGTTCCTCCTCCATGACCGAGGTTCCAAAACTCCGCCCTTTGACAAAGGAAGATTTCCAGATAATAATTGGAGTAGAGAGATTTCGCTGCCCAGAAATCCTCTTCCATCCAAATCTGATTGGAATTGATCATGCTGGATTAGACGAGATGGTTGGGGTATCAATCAGGAAGCTTCATAATAAAGACCATCATCAACCGGAGTTGGAAGAAAGGATTACGAATTCAATCTTGATGATTGGCGGAAGCTGTCTTTTGGAGGGTATTTGCGAGCGAATGGAAAGCGGAGTTCGAATGCTTAGGCCATGTGGGGCACCCATTAGGGTAGTACGATCATCGGATCCTGTCCTTGATGCTTGGCGTGGTGCATCTGTTTACGCTTCTTCTCTAGGGTTTCAGCAGCAGACTTTCAGTAAGATGGATTTTGACGAGAAAGGTGAAGATTGGCTTAGCAGATACCATGTAAAGTATTCCTTCTCTAGTTGA
- the LOC124938815 gene encoding scarecrow-like protein 30: MKSSLSKRKVKEVHIHLIFYTIFGRTRSHLFKTSRSIIRSNLSLFSRKTGNIFMDAAQNRYYSMFNIVKPEDRLVMDQNFGEELTFDQNFIIAGNLDQNEDEFPLDQNIINGFDLHGNCLNSNFFNPAPSFLDPDPIVVAAAPQYSGIDRDSHEDYDFSDVILSYISQILMEEDVEEKTCMFQESAALQAAEKSLYEVIGEKYPSSTDLQPFPFSNDIIDSTENCYSCVTSSNSNTSSCSQLESIWNPNLGEYDLNSLDAAPMNLTSQSPYSSLSSPISVIDSCLNNLLPVSAETFLQGPPPNGNGLWMDSSLKPNVVVVKTEENDRRKKKNPYDDDDDDEEEGIRSNKQAAVCSETTVKPEMFDMVLLCSGGKNYTNLREELQNEMNKNGQLAKSSNSRKSRGKKSVGGGNSKRNMVDLTTLLTLCAQSVSSDDWKTANDLLKQIRQHSSQTGDGMQRMAYYFANGLEARMAGSGAQLHMKYPSSAAEILKAYHLFLAACPFKKMTNFVSNKSIMKIAKKATRLHIIDFGILYGFQWPCLIQRISSRPGGPPSLRITGIDLPNPGFRPTQRVDETGRRLSHYAQTFNVPFSFQAIAQKWETIKISDLNLDEDEVLVVNCHWRFRNLLDETVVMDSPRNVVLNLIKEMKPDMFIQAVVNGAYSAPFFSTRFREAVFHFSSLFDMLDTTVPRDVDERVLIERLLFGWESMNVIACEGAQRIERPETYKQWQVRIMRAGFRQVALDREIVTMTKERVKSCYHKDFLIDEDANWMLQGWKGRILFAISLWKPV; this comes from the exons ATGAaatcttctctctctaaaagaAAGGTAAAGGAGGTTCACATTCATCTTATCTTCTATACTATATTTGGACGGACAAGATCACATCTCTTCAAAACTTCTAGATCCATAATAAGGTCAAATCTCTCTCTGTTCAGCCGAAAG ACTGGAAATATATTCATGGACGCTGCTCAGAATCGATATTATTCTATGTTCAACATAGTCAAACCTGAAGATAGATTAGTTATGGATCAGAATTTTGGAGAGGAGCTTACTTTTGATCAGAACTTCATCATTGCTGGCAATTTGGATCAGAATGAAGATGAATTTCCTTTGGATCAGAATATCATCAATGGATTTGATCTACACGGTAACTGTCTGAACAGTAATTTCTTCAATCCTGCTCCAAGTTTTCTAGATCCGGATCCGATTGTTGTTGCTGCTGCTCCTCAGTATTCTGGAATTGACCGCGATTCTCACGAGGATTATGATTTCAGTGATGTGATTCTTAGCTACATAAGTCAGATTCTTATGGAAGAAGATGTGGAAGAGAAGACGTGTATGTTTCAAGAATCTGCAGCTCTTCAAGCTGCGGAGAAATCTTTGTATGAAGTAATTGGTGAGAAATATCCATCTTCTACTGATCTTCAACCTTTTCCTTTCTCAAATGATATTATAGACAGTACAGAGAATTGCTATAGCTGCGTTACTTCTAGCAACTCTAATACGAGTAGTTGTAGTCAATTGGAATCCATTTGGAATCCGAATTTGGGCGAATATGATTTGAATAGTTTAGATGCTGCTCCCATGAATCTGACTTCTCAATCACCTTACAGTTCGTTAAGTAGCCCGATCAGTGTCATTGATTCGTGTTTAAACAATCTTCTTCCAGTTTCTGCTGAAACATTCTTACAGGGACCTCCACCTAATGGTAATGGATTGTGGATGGATTCTTCTCTGAAACCGAATGTAGTTGTAGTTAAGACAGAGGAGAACGataggaggaagaagaaaaatccatatgatgatgatgacgacgatgaagaagaagggATTAGAAGTAATAAACAAGCTGCTGTTTGTTCTGAAACAACTGTGAAACCTGAAATGTTCGACATGGTGTTGCTATGCAGCGGAGGAAAGAACTATACAAATCTTCGCGAAGAATTGCAGAACGAAATGAACAAGAATGGCCAACTAGCGAAATCTTCGAATAGCAGGAAATCCCGTGGGAAGAAATCTGTTGGTGGTGGTAATAGTAAAAGGAATATGGTTGATCTTACGACATTGTTAACTCTATGCGCACAGTCGGTTTCTTCCGACGATTGGAAGACTGCAAACGACCTGTTAAAGCAGATCAGACAGCATTCTTCTCAAACCGGGGACGGTATGCAAAGAATGGCTTACTACTTCGCAAACGGGCTCGAGGCACGTATGGCCGGTTCTGGAGCCCAACTCCACATGAAATACCCGTCGTCTGCTGCCGAAATCCTGAAAGCTTACCACCTCTTTCTCGCGGCCTGCCCTTTCAAGAAGATGACGAATTTCGTATCGAACAAGAGCATAATGAAAATCGCGAAAAAAGCAACCCGTCTCCACATAATAGATTTCGGTATTCTCTATGGTTTCCAATGGCCGTGCCTAATTCAACGAATCTCATCTCGACCCGGCGGCCCGCCGAGTCTCCGGATCACGGGTATCGATCTCCCGAACCCGGGTTTCCGACCCACGCAGCGTGTCGACGAGACGGGACGTCGTCTATCGCATTACGCGCAGACCTTCAACGTCCCGTTTTCGTTCCAAGCCATAGCGCAGAAATGGGAGACGATAAAGATTAGCGACTTAAACCTGGACGAAGACGAGGTTTTGGTGGTTAACTGTCATTGGAGATTTCGTAACTTACTCGACGAAACAGTTGTTATGGACAGTCCGAGGAACGTGGTATTGAATTTGATTAAGGAGATGAAACCGGACATGTTCATACAAGCTGTAGTTAACGGTGCTTACAGTGCTCCGTTTTTTAGCACGAGGTTTAGGGAGGCGGTATTCCATTTCTCGTCGTTGTTCGATATGTTGGACACGACCGTTCCTCGGGATGTTGACGAGAGGGTGTTGATAGAGAGGCTGTTATTCGGTTGGGAGTCGATGAATGTGATTGCTTGTGAAGGGGCGCAGAGAATCGAAAGGCCCGAGACTTATAAACAGTGGCAGGTTCGGATAATGCGAGCGGGTTTTAGACAGGTGGCTTTAGATAGGGAGATTGTGACGATGACAAAAGAGCGTGTGAAGAGTTGTTATCATAAGGATTTTCTGATCGATGAAGATGCGAATTGGATGCTTCAGGGATGGAAGGGGAGAATTTTATTTGCAATTTCTTTGTGGAAACCGgtttaa
- the LOC124938726 gene encoding actin-related protein 5 isoform X2 yields the protein MAELLFETYGVPSVAFGVDAAFSYKYNEHLGICDKDGMAVCSGFTTSHTIPFVNGEPVYDACCRTNIGGYHVTDSLKELLSLKYPLHMSKLTWEKSEDLKMENCYIAQDYASEVRLFQKGGKEAEERTRCWQLSWTPSPVEEPPSEEEIARKAALKERQGQRLREMAEAKRVSRVNELENELKGLDFLLQQLKHVEESDIPSFLARTGYISKKEIHSAFVKVKQSLQKAKGEQVESDENKDSSSAAEKYSLVNVPDNNLTPDQLKEKKRQVFLKTTSEGRLRAKQKRLDEEVERDKQNKQDEEKRLENPEQYLEEARNKYKQLSEKVEQRKRLKTNGGNHNGNQNGSASGSVGRGERLNPAQKERMRLLTTAAFDRGKGEDTFGIKDEDWQLYKLMSKDNDDEDEGPDQDETELSRISSRLKEIDPTFIPKSEQGSSSMTEVPKLRPLTKEDFQIIIGVERFRCPEILFHPNLIGIDHAGLDEMVGVSIRKLHNKDHHQPELEERITNSILMIGGSCLLEGICERMESGVRMLRPCGAPIRVVRSSDPVLDAWRGASVYASSLGFQQQTFSKMDFDEKGEDWLSRYHVKYSFSS from the exons ATGGCAGAGCTTCTCTTTGAAACCTATGGGGTTCCTTCAGTCG CCTTTGGTGTAGATGCTGCATTCAGCTACAAATATAACGAACATCTTGGGATTTGTGATAAAGATGGCATGGCAGTATGTTCAGGATTTACCACAAGTCATACCATTCCG TTTGTGAATGGAGAACCCGTGTATGACGCATGCTGTCGAACTAACATTGGCGGATACCATGTCACAGATTCCTTAAAAGAACTTCTATCTCTTAAATACCCTCTTCATAT GTCTAAACTTACTTGGGAGAAGTCTGAAGACCTGAAAATGGAAAACTGTTACATTGCACAAGATTATGCTTCAGAGGTTCGATTGTTTCAG AAAGGGGGAAAAGAAGCCGAGGAGAGGACCAGGTGTTGGCAGCTTTCATGGACTCCTTCACCAGTTGAAGAGCCACCATCAGAGGAGGAGATAGCCAGAAAGGCAGCTCTTAAAGAGAGACAAGGTCAAAGGCTGCGGGAAATGGCTGAAGCAAAGAGAGTTTCTAGGGTAAACGAGCTAGAAAATGAATTGAAGGGTTTGGACTTTCTTCTTCAGCAACTGAAGCACGTTGAAGAAAGTGATATTCCATCTTTCCTTGCACGAACTGGCTATATCTCTAAGAAGGAAATACACTCTGCTTTTGTAAAAGTAAAGCAATCGTTGCAGAAGGCGAAAGGTGAACAAGTTGAAAGTGATGAGAATAAAGATTCTTCTTCTGCTGCTGAAAAGTATTCTCTTGTAAATGTCCCTGACAACAATCTGACACCAGATCAG CTTAAAGAGAAGAAACGCCAAGTATTCCTCAAAACTACATCTGAGGGTCGGCTGCGAGCAAAACAGAAGCGGTTAGATGAGGAAGTAGAACGTGATAAGCAAAACAAACAAGACGAAGAGAAACGATT AGAGAATCCTGAACAATATTTGGAAGAAGCAcgcaacaaatataaacaactTTCAGAGAAAGTGGAACAGCGAAAGCGTCTGAAAACAAATGGAGGAAACCACAATGGGAATCAGAATGGGTCTGCATCTGGATCCGTTGGTCGTGGAGAAAGATTAAACCCTGCTCAAAAAGAAAGGATGCGTCTCTTAACCACGGCAGCCTTTGATAGAGGCAAAGGCGAGGATACTTTCGGTATTAAAGACGAAGATTGGCAATTGTACAAGTTAATGAGCAAAGACAACGACGATGAAGATGAAGGACCCGACCAAGATGAAACTGAGCTTTCTCGCATCTCTTCCAGGCTCAAG GAAATTGACCCAACATTCATTCCAAAATCAGAACAGGGTTCCTCCTCCATGACCGAGGTTCCAAAACTCCGCCCTTTGACAAAGGAAGATTTCCAGATAATAATTGGAGTAGAGAGATTTCGCTGCCCAGAAATCCTCTTCCATCCAAATCTGATTGGAATTGATCATGCTGGATTAGACGAGATGGTTGGGGTATCAATCAGGAAGCTTCATAATAAAGACCATCATCAACCGGAGTTGGAAGAAAGGATTACGAATTCAATCTTGATGATTGGCGGAAGCTGTCTTTTGGAGGGTATTTGCGAGCGAATGGAAAGCGGAGTTCGAATGCTTAGGCCATGTGGGGCACCCATTAGGGTAGTACGATCATCGGATCCTGTCCTTGATGCTTGGCGTGGTGCATCTGTTTACGCTTCTTCTCTAGGGTTTCAGCAGCAGACTTTCAGTAAGATGGATTTTGACGAGAAAGGTGAAGATTGGCTTAGCAGATACCATGTAAAGTATTCCTTCTCTAGTTGA
- the LOC124938721 gene encoding cytochrome P450 78A6-like → MITTEVDSLWLFGLFSKSKEFHSFHSQASSFLFLTISLCLSMSFLYWLFPGGPAWGNHYLRMVFFGSYKPIPGPKGLPFIGSMSLMSGLAHHRIRDAAIRFGAERLMAFSLGETRVIVTCNPDVAKDILNGSVFLDRPVKVSAYGLMFNRAIGFAPHGLYWRTLRRISASHLFCPKQIKSYEARRFEIGDRLVTMFKGRGGEEVSVRDVLKRASLSNMMWSVFGFDYRIDMESVEGDELRGLVDEGHELLGTFNWSDHLHWLADLDLQKVRVRCSELVVRVNRFVSRIIEKHRAERGHMNRDFVDVLLSLEGGPDQLSESDMIAVLWEMIFRGTDTVAVLIEWVLARMVLHPDVQSRVQDELDRVVGKSSSVKESHITDMVYLPAVVKEVLRLHPPGPLLSWARLSITETKIDGYVVPAGTTAMVNMWAIMRDPKVWTDPLEFRPERFMGLDGSDVKLSVMGSDLRIAPFGSGRRMCPGKSLGLTVVTFWVATLLYKFKWMVSSGRKANDLDEVLRLSSELANPLTAKLHDRNPQSYVT, encoded by the exons ATGATCACTACTGAAGTTGATAGCCTCTGGCTATTCGGTTTATTCTCAAAATCCAAAGAATTCCATTCTTTTCATTCTCAAGCTTCTTCTTTTCTCTTCTTAACAATTTCTCTATGTCTTTCCATGTCCTTTCTTTACTGGCTTTTCCCCGGCGGCCCTGCATGGGGAAACCATTATCTAAGAATGGTCTTCTTTGGTTCGTATAAACCGATTCCAGGACCAAAAGGGTTACCTTTTATCGGGAGCATGTCTCTCATGTCTGGCCTAGCCCATCATCGTATTCGAGACGCCGCGATTAGGTTTGGAGCCGAGCGTTTGATGGCGTTTAGTCTTGGGGAAACCAGAGTAATCGTGACGTGCAATCCTGATGTTGCTAAGGATATTCTAAACGGTTCTGTTTTTCTTGACAGGCCTGTTAAGGTCTCTGCTTATGGTCTTATGTTTAATAGAGCAATTGGGTTCGCTCCACATGGGTTGTATTGGCGAACACTTAGGAGAATCTCGGCTTCTCATTTGTTTTGTCCTAAGCAAATCAAATCGTATGAGGCTCGGAGGTTCGAGATTGGTGATCGGTTGGTGACCATGTTTAAGGGGAGAGGAGGAGAGGAAGTTTCGGTTCGGGATGTCTTGAAACGTGCTTCGCTTAGTAACATGATGTGGTCGGTGTTTGGATTTGATTATCGAATTGACATGGAATCAGTTGAAGGAGATGAGTTGAGGGGGCTTGTGGATGAAGGACATGAACTTCTTGGAACTTTCAATTGGTCGGATCATCTTCATTGGCTGGCGGATTTGGACCTGCAAAAGGTTCGGGTCAGGTGCTCTGAGCTTGTGGTTAGGGTTAACCGGTTCGTGAGCCGAATCATTGAAAAACATCGGGCGGAACGAGGTCATATGAATCGGGATTTCGTTGATGTGTTGTTGTCTCTTGAGGGTGGGCCAGATCAATTGTCGGAGTCTGATATGATCGCTGTTCTTTGG GAAATGATTTTTAGAGGAACGGATACGGTTGCGGTTTTGATCGAGTGGGTATTAGCTAGAATGGTCCTTCACCCTGATGTTCAATCAAGGGTTCAAGATGAACTCGATAGGGTCGTTGGGAAGTCAAGTTCGGTCAAAGAGTCTCACATAACCGACATGGTCTATCTGCCCGCGGTCGTGAAAGAGGTCCTCAGGCTCCACCCGCCGGGCCCACTTCTATCGTGGGCCCGTCTTTCCATAACCGAAACTAAGATAGACGGTTACGTGGTGCCTGCGGGGACTACGGCGATGGTCAACATGTGGGCCATCATGAGGGACCCAAAAGTGTGGACGGACCCACTTGAGTTTAGGCCGGAAAGGTTCATGGGTTTGGACGGGTCAGATGTGAAGTTATCGGTTATGGGGTCGGACTTGAGGATTGCACCGTTTGGGTCCGGGAGGAGAATGTGTCCGGGTAAGTCATTGGGCTTGACCGTGGTCACGTTTTGGGTGGCAACACTTTTGTATAAGTTCAAGTGGATGGTTTCGTCGGGTCGGAAGGCGAATGACCTAGACGAGGTCCTAAGGTTGTCTAGCGAATTGGCGAACCCTCTTACCGCAAAGTTACATGATCGGAATCCTCAAAGTTATGTGACATAA
- the LOC124940070 gene encoding mitochondrial substrate carrier family protein B-like codes for MQTEARVGVVVEGGGGGGGGQRTLNSSHGSAILEQQGGPSRKIVSQQSSLKQHQSQSQIGTVSQLLAGGIAGAVSKTCTAPLARLTILFQVQGMHSDVTLQKASMWREAVRIVREEGFSAFWKGNLVTIAHRLPYSSVSFYAFERYKNVLQIVLGQEGQAENISTDLFTRLIAGGLAGITAASITYPLDLVRTRLAAQTSVIYYRGMSHTFRTISREEGFAGLYKGLGATLLGVGPSLAISFSVYDTLRSYWQLQRPNDSTVLVSLACGSISGIASSTATFPLDLVRRRMQLEGAGGRARVYKAGVFHTVGHIFKSEGLRGLYRGILPEYLKVVPSVGIVFMTYEKLKQLLSDIPTTR; via the exons ATGCAGACGGAAGCACGAGTAGGAGTTGTAGTTGAAGGtggaggtggtggaggaggaggacAGAGAACACTAAATTCGTCTCACGGAAGTGCCATCCTTGAGCAGCAGGGTGGTCCGTCACGTAAAATTGTTTCTCAACAGAGTTCACTCAAGCAACATCAATCACAATCTCAAATTGGGACTGTTTCGCAGCTTCTTGCTGGAGGTATTGCCGGTGCCGTCAGCAAAACCTGCACCGCACCACTCGCTCGTCTCACCATTCTCTTCCAG GTGCAAGGCATGCACTCAGATGTTACATTGCAAAAGGCTAGCATGTGGCGCGAAGCTGTACGTATTGTTAGAGAAGAAGGATTTAGTGCTTTCTGGAAGGGAAATCTTGTTACAATTGCTCATCGTCTACCCTACTCTTCTGTCAGTTTTTATGCTTTCGAGCGCTACAAAAAT GTCCTTCAGATTGTTCTGGGTCAGGAAGGTCAAGCAGAAAACATCAGTACAGACCTTTTCACACGACTGATTGCTGGTGGTTTAGCTGGAATAACAGCTGCGTCTATTACGTATCCTTTGGATCTTGTGAGAACTCGTCTTGCTGCACAG ACAAGCGTAATTTATTATAGGGGTATGTCACATACTTTTCGCACCATTAGTAGGGAAGAAGGATTTGCTGGCCTTTACAAAGGACTTGGGGCAACATTACTG GGTGTTGGACCTAGTTTAGCTATCAGCTTCTCTGTGTATGATACATTAAGATCATATTGGCAATTGCAGAG GCCCAATGATTCCACCGTCCTTGTCAGTCTTGCTTGTGGTAGCATTTCAGGAATTGCATCATCAACGG CAACATTTCCTCTCGACCTTGTGAGGCGAAGGATGCAGTTGGAAGGAGCGGGTGGCAGAGCAAGAGTGTATAAAGCAGGTGTATTCCATACAGTGGGGCATATATTTAAAAGTGAAGGATTGCGGGGTTTATATAGAGGGATTCTGCCTGAATACCTTAAAGTTGTGCCAAGCGTCGGAATCGTGTTTATGACCTATGAAAAGCTCAAACAGCTTTTGTCAGATATTCCCACTACCAGGTAA
- the LOC124939919 gene encoding basic leucine zipper 61-like → MAQLPPKVPNLTTSIWPITTATTSSSGGGGHNNPSWVDEFLDFSATRRGSHRRSISDSIAFIETPLLMSTDDQTCRAARLSMHDFDRIDDEQFMSMFADDHDEMPVVAPTLSSSNTSSPSDHNSINDDKQLPSDLNHHHHHHPKSEPDEAESDSTTLFSNKTATTENYSSDKIVDPKRVKRILANRQSAQRSRVRKLQYISELERSVSSLQAEVSVLSPRVAFLDHQRLILNVDNSALKQRIAALAQDKIFKDAHQDALRREIERLRNVYHEQNLKKIETSESKKMTLENCELLES, encoded by the exons ATGGCTCAATTGCCACCCAAAGTACCAAATTTAACCACATCCATTTGGCCAATTACAACCGCCACCACCTCCTCCTCCGGCGGCGGCGGCCACAACAACCCATCATGGGTAGACGAATTCCTAGACTTCTCCGCCACAAGACGCGGCTCGCACCGCCGATCCATCAGCGATTCAATTGCATTCATTGAAACACCATTATTAATGTCCACAGACGACCAAACATGTCGCGCCGCCAGACTTTCCATGCACGATTTCGACAGGATCGACGACGAACAGTTCATGTCCATGTTCGCCGACGACCACGACGAAATGCCCGTTGTCGCTCCCACTTTATCCTCGTCCAATACTTCCTCACCCTCCGATCACAATAGTATAAATGACGATAAACAACTGCCGTCCGATCTAAAtcatcaccaccaccaccacccaaAGTCCGAACCCGATGAGGCCGAGTCCGATTCCACTACACTGTTTTCCAACAAGACCGCCACCACAGAGAATTATTCCTCTGATAAGATCGTTGATCCCAAAAGGGTAAAAAG GATTTTAGCAAACAGGCAATCGGCACAACGGTCGCGAGTGAGGAAACTACAGTATATATCGGAGCTCGAGAGAAGTGTTAGTTCATTACAA GCTGAAGTATCAGTATTGTCACCAAGGGTGGCATTCCTTGATCATCAACGGTTAATACTCAATGTTGATAACAGTGCACTGAAGCAGAGGATTGCAGCTCTAGCCCAAGACAAGATTTTTAAAGAtg cTCATCAAGATGCGTTGAGGAGGGAAATAGAGAGATTGAGAAATGTCTATCACGAGCAAAATCTTAAGAAAATTGAGACGAGCGAGAGTAAGAAGATGACTTTAGAGAATTGCGAACTTCTTGAATCTTGA